A window of the Microplitis mediator isolate UGA2020A chromosome 5, iyMicMedi2.1, whole genome shotgun sequence genome harbors these coding sequences:
- the LOC130667855 gene encoding pyridoxine/pyridoxamine 5'-phosphate oxidase-like, with protein sequence MAVSDQKSDLAFIELKSDDPFDLFTDWHNEANKFSKGSTNVTCLATLAEGNTPRARNVLLRKYNRDGFEFFTDSRGKKSLELSNNSKAAMCIYWVYESDKNERISKQARVEGRVELLPRDQVNKVYDAEPLYCKIRAHLCHQDAAVDWNEMKKRHDELLRQAKLDPEILSMPDHYAGYKLVPTWFDFYLSKDNFIADRIEFFKNDDGIWTNRRIAA encoded by the exons ATGGCAGTTTCC gacCAAAAATCGGATCTAGCATTTATCGAATTAAAATCCGATGATCCATTCGATCTATTCACGGACTGGCATAATGAGGCGAATAAATTCAGCAAAGGGTCCACGAACGTGACTTGTCTCGCAACCCTTGCCGA AGGAAACACTCCGAGAGCTAGAAATGTGTTGCTGAGAAAATACAACAGAGATGGCTTTGAATTTTTCACCGACAGCCGCGGAAAAAAATCTCTCGAACTg agcAACAACAGCAAGGCCGCGATGTGCATTTACTGGGTCTACGAGAGCGATAAAAATGAGCGAATTTCCAAGCAG GCGAGAGTTGAAGGCAGAGTAGAATTATTACCGCGGGACCAAGTTAACAAAGTTTATGATGCAGAGCCGCTTTATTGTAAAATTCGCGCTCACTTGTGTCATCAAGACGCCGCCGTGGATTGGAACGAGATGAAGAAACGTCATGATGAGTTACTGCGTCAGGCTAAATTAGATCCCGAGATTTTATCCATGCCCGATCATTA CGCTGGATACAAGCTGGTTCCTACTTGGTTCGACTTTTACTTGTCAAAAGATAATTTCATCGCAGAtcgaattgaattttttaaaaatgacgaCGGGATTTGGACTAACAGAAGAATTGCCGCCTAA